In a single window of the Zea mays cultivar B73 chromosome 5, Zm-B73-REFERENCE-NAM-5.0, whole genome shotgun sequence genome:
- the LOC103626620 gene encoding sporulation-specific protein 15, with the protein MDHRGGGGGGGNKNRTDLLAAGRKKLQQFRKKKGKRGPGNKADADADAEAGEGAPKAAEESVPEPKSPVGLKLLAGEGGGGSTPFEEAERSQAEQCNGEGPGTAESSSVESSNAVQEQETVQEQETDDVSDAHHVGPSEQGISEHPESQTAGGRDLSLQATSGDSIGDDNVGRAQLGDVDSMELNASSEGNGADGDCNQLGEHQQVEMDAVERPTSSSFEEFTELPIHSQGIEADNIHGEGAQEMVMDVSGRPLDGDIQHDIEPTASAEIDAETALEESTVAASIVIPESTARGTEYERDTGYETDGVDKEALLEDPSMVHVSDEAVTIDDLSVQAKPTASADMPLCEQKGDPALSRSAVLQGIMPLHFEDIQNHMFSATLSRDFLQLQLDEAAGLYSDFTQQSSDNTTQLRVLLKETEESKLAVDRELHQCRHELSKVNIEKGQLELTMASLKEEINTSNTRCTYLESELHSSKESTEQIHSELANSRLLLEALQKENMELTASLAFEKEAKKEVEEQRDHLSSDNRKLLSELSGLELSLASVKEEMDASSSRCNVFECELRSSNENMNHTLTELANCQALLETLQKDNLELSANSASEREAKMKLQEDNLYLCNEKGKLSSNLRELNDKLEVSYAKHKQLESHVKDTETYFGQLTEQLIEENLYTSISIDIYQSTTKDLDTKYNIVLGQFQNIMRQELHLDSSEVTTENAERAIMTPRHDSHGNNQCLLNLVNANDSCNSTALLSLKGHLEVAKSDLHNLEKLLERISSRSDGRVLVSKLIKSFESKGSDDDTGLSEGEHDNLQKSTREMLSCLGEKFIAMSSDITKTEEYLAELCNKIELYVKSTVQHDRDRQCTVVLEAKMDELAGKLSNYKETIDNLHNQVAIVQQDANSNAGKLIDQAELLQKDAVERISILENERMSLSDLLSEVTNKLTSLGDAVFPSGSSEIEGLNFCTLSCVDLVARSFQSLQEKLEAAQIDNAQLNSSLVELRKAIGVAQERSEHADGIVKKLYDSLQELLCDSLGSSNEFGARYSVEEPIESQYGRLIAHLKNLLHDHHSALSTNAELELSLLSKCEEVEELNMRCSSLLKKLDEVCILNEELKSASSSKNVTLDKLHSRCLTVAEMLASCSANHSSTVQLISDIGEGSSKEDHILTTLLPCIEADVASCIEKFENAAEEIRLSKICLQEISIFDQISFEKWSYPLPTLIKEEVLPKICDLQDRFDQLNALNIQLETEVAVLKDGMKELDEDLGTSRSELQKKVSELEQLDQKFSSVKEKLSIAVAKGKGLIVQRDSLKQSLLEKSGEIEKLTQELQLKETLLKELEAKLKSYTEADRIEALESELSYIRNSATALRDSFLLKDSVLQRIEEVLEELDLPEQFHSRDIVEKIELLSKMAIGTPFTLPDGDKGSSVDGHSESGVAMNVIDDEQNSNSNSVSDEVKSKYEELNRRFCELAEQNNMLEQSLVERNSLIQKWEEVLGQISIPPQFRMLEAEDKLAWLGNRFLEVEQERDSLQLKIEHLEDSSEMLIADLEESHKRISELSAEVVAIKAEKDFFSQSLEKLRFEFLGLSEKVVQDEFVRDKLRMDLSELRDKFAEKTEESRHYHEMDTEVHKLLNLVQNTLQDSTNSEISSGGISAVLCLGKMLKKLLDDYGTLLYKSTEGNFAERDIQLEDIKPSKDASKSDTGAYEKEMELNSLNNELDHAHNNLALAQQECDEAVEKAQSLMMEIETLHAQISKLQESDAEQMQKKEMELNSLNNELDHARNNLALVEQERDEAVEKAQSLMMEIETLHAQISKLQESDAEQMQKYQSLVLELESVGKQRDNLQERLNQEEQKCASLREKLNVAVRKGKGLVQHRDSLKQTMEEMNVVIEKLKSERKQHIESLETEKSSLMDRLAENEKSLHETNQYLSGLLNALNRVDVAREFDMDPITKVEKMAKFFLDLQSTVASSQNEVMKSKRATELLLAELNEAHERADNLQEELVKAEAALSESSKQYIVTESARADAVRQLELIMHAQSQTRRRQADHLLELNSTSSQLREVCFELSHCLVNTFSKDVDLICYVVNFMRSSGKLMDDTNTMDIPIASKHVLSNRTNNKKAHIPNAPLEIKTDDTDDSQFLHHLAIACHALSDCVKDCNDLKRNIDEHDFSVEQKATELFDVMSTLKNRFTSQHNELESLRAKFVELQSEMEERDKEIIFAQRNMSLLYEACASSVAEIEGISDIYPGKHSYAVEHSADECIKSIVEQLVMAVKTSQNSNEGSTKELKAIVLELQQELQAKDVQISTISSDLSYQLRVAESSAKQFSVDLEDARMELQNLEKQVDVLQNQKKDLETQLNELKNMESMASEQHGRIEKLTDELSRKDQEIEGLVQALDEEEKELEILENKSLQLEQMLQEKEFALKTSEVSRTKALAKLATTVDKFDELHSLSENLLAEVENLQLQLQERDSEISFLRKEVTKSTNELLTTEESNKNYSSQLNGFMKWLERELLQFGFHSESANDYDYTQFPVYMDMLDKKIGSLIAESDDLRVTVQSKDSLLQVERAKIEELMRKSDGLEASLSQKDSQIGLLRRDRASNQQSRSINLPGTSEIEQMNDKVSPAAVVTQIRGARKVINDQVAIDVEMEKDKPFDDEDDDKAHGFKSLTMSRFVPKFTRPVSDRIDGMWVSGDRLLMRQPTLRLGVLIYWIALHALLASFI; encoded by the exons ATGGAtcacaggggcggcggcggcggtggcggaaaCAAGAACCGCACCGATCTCCTCGCTGCAGGGCGGAAGAAG CTGCAGCAGTTCCGGAAGAAGAAGGGGAAGCGGGGTCCCGGCAATAAGGCCGACGCCGATGCTGACGCGGAGGCCGGGGAGGGGGCGCCCAAGGCGGCGGAGGAGTCTGTGCCCGAGCCGAAATCGCCTGTTGGGTTGAAGCTCCTCGccggggagggcggcggcgggaGCACTCCATTTGAG GAAGCGGAGAGGTCTCAGGCGGAGCAGTGCAACGGTGAGGGGCCTGGTACCGCGGAGTCCAGCTCTGTGGAGAGTTCCAATGCGGTGCAAGAACAGGAGACGGTGCAAGAGCAGGAGACGGATGATGTCTCCGATGCACATCATGTCGGTCCTAGTGAGCAGGGGATTTCGGAGCATCCTGAAAGCCAGACAGCTGGTGGCAGGGATCTATCACTTCAGGCTACCAGTGGAGACAGCATTGGTGATGATAATGTAGGACGAGCTCAGCTGGGTGATGTGGATAGCATGGAGCTGAATGCTTCTTCTGAAGGTAATGGAGCAGATGGTGATTGCAATCAACTAGGGGAACACCAGCAGGTGGAAATGGATGCTGTTGAAAGGCCAACAAGTTCCAGTTTCGAAGAATTCACCGAGTTGCCAATTCATTCTCAAGGCATTGAAGCCGATAATATCCACGGTGAAGGGGCTCAGGAAATGGTGATGGATGTTTCTGGGAGGCCATTAGATGGAGACATACAGCATGACATCGAGCCCACAGCTTCTGCTGAAATAGATGCCGAGACTGCACTTGAAGAGTCAACTGTTGCAGCTTCAATTGTGATTCCTGAGAGTACTGCAAGAGGTACTGAGTACGAAAGAGACACTGGGTATGAAACCGATGGAGTAGACAAAGAGGCTCTCCTAGAAGATCCAAGCATGGTGCATGTAAGTGATGAAGCTGTCACTATAGATGATTTGAGTGTTCAGGCCAAGCCAACAGCATCAGCGGATATGCCACTTTGTGAGCAGAAGGGGGATCCAGCTTTATCTAGAAGTGCGGTATTGCAAGGCATTATGCCACTTCACTTCGAGGATATACAAAATCATATGTTCTCTGCAACTCTGTCAAGGGATTTTCTCCAGTTGCAGCTAGATGAGGCTGCTGGCCTTTATTCAGATTTTACACAACAGTCTTCTGACAATACCACACAGCTCCGGGTACTGCTAAAAGAAACTGAAGAAAGCAAACTAGCAGttgacagagagcttcatcaatgtAGACATGAGCTCTCCAAGGTGAACATAGAAAAGGGGCAACTTGAACTGACCATGGCTTCCTTGAAAGAAGAAATCAACACTAGCAACACGAGGTGCACATATTTGGAGAGTGAGCTACATTCCTCCAAGGAGAGCACAGAACAAATCCACAGTGAACTAGCTAACAGCAGATTGTTACTGGAAGCTCTGCAAAAAGAGAACATGGAGCTTACTGCAAGCCTTGCTTTTGAGAAAGAAGCCAAAAAAGAAGTTGAAGAACAGCGGGACCATCTATCTTCTGATAACAGGAAGCTTTTATCGGAGTTGTCAGGTCTTGAGCTTAGCTTAGCTTCTGTGAAAGAGGAAATGGATGCTAGCAGTAGCAGATGTAATGTTTTTGAGTGTGAGCTGCGTTCCTCCAATGAGAATATGAATCATACTTTGACAGAGTTGGCAAATTGCCAGGCTTTATTGGAAACATTACAGAAAGATAATTTGGAGCTGTCTGCAAATTCTGCCTCCGAAAGAGAAGCAAAAATGAAACTCCAAGAAGACAATTTGTATCTATGTAATGAAAAGGGCAAGCTTTCTTCAAATTTACGTGAACTAAATGACAAGTTGGAAGTTTCGTATGCCAAGCATAAGCAGCTTGAGTCACATGTCAAAGATACAGAAACATACTTTGGACAACTTACCGAGCAGCTAATTGAGGAAAATCTGTACACAAGTATTAGCATCGATATTTACCAATCTACAACCAAAGACTTAGACACTAAGTACAATATTGTGCTGGGACAATTCCAGAATATTATGCGTCAAGAACTTCATTTGGACTCGTCTGAAGTCACTACTGAGAATGCTGAAAGAGCCATTATGACCCCTAGACATGATAGCCATGGTAATAATCAGTGTTTGCTTAATCTGGTAAATGCGAATGACTCATGTAACTCAACTGCTTTGCTGTCGCTGAAGGGCCATCTAGAGGTGGCAAAAAGTGATTTGCATAACCTTGAAAAGTTGCTAGAGAGGATCTCCTCTAGGTCTGATGGACGTGTTCTGGTATCAAAACTCATTAAATCCTTTGAGTCAAAGGGAAGTGACGATGATACTGGACTGTCTGAGGGGGAGCATGATAATTTACAAAAGTCAACTCGGGAGATGCTATCATGCCTAGGGGAGAAGTTTATAGCAATGAGCTCAGATATTACAAAAACTGAAGAATATTTGGCTGAACTGTGTAACAAAATTGAACTTTACGTCAAGTCTACTGTGCAGCATGATAGAGATAGACAATGTACTGTTGTTCTTGAGGCCAAAATGGATGAACTTGCTGGCAAGCTGAGCAACTACAAGGAGACAATTGACAATCTGCACAATCAGGTTGCTATTGTGCAGCAGGATGCAAACAGTAATGCTGGAAAGCTCATTGATCAAGCAGAACTGTTGCAGAAGGATGCGGTAGAAAGGATTTCCATTCTTGAGAATGAGAGAATGTCTTTATCAGATTTACTCAGTGAAGTAACAAACAAGCTCACCTCTTTGGGAGATGCTGTATTTCCTAGTGGTTCCAGTGAAATTGAAGGTCTCAATTTCTGCACTTTGAGCTGTGTGGACCTTGTTGCTAGATCATTTCAAAGTCTTCAGGAGAAATTAGAGGCTGCTCAAATAGATAATGCTCAGCTCAATAGTTCTCTGGTGGAGCTCAGGAAGGCAATTGGTGTTGCTCAAGAGAGGAGTGAACATGCAGATGGAATTGTCAAGAAACTGTATGATTCCCTACAGGAACTTCTATGTGATTCACTTGGAAGTTCAAATGAATTTGGGGCCAGATATAGTGTTGAggaaccaattgaaagtcaatatGGAAGACTCATTGCGCATTTAAAGAATTTGTTGCATGACCACCATTCCGCGCTGTCAACTAATGCTGAACTTGAGTTGAGTCTGTTAAGTAAATGTGAAGAAGTTGAGGAGCTCAACATGAGATGCAGTTCTCTATTAAAAAAATTGGATGAAGTTTGTATTCTAAATGAGGAGCTTAAGTCAGCTTCTTCAAGTAAAAACGTCACACTGGATAAACTACACAGTAGATGCCTTACTGTAGCAGAAATGTTGGCTTCATGCTCAGCAAATCATTCCTCGACAGTTCAGTTGATATCTGATATTGGTGAAGGATCTAGCAAGGAAGATCATATTCTTACCACCCTTCTCCCATGCATTGAGGCGGACGTGGCTTCATGCATCGAGAAATTTGAAAATGCAGCTGAAGAAATCCGTTTGTCTAAGATATGCTTGCAAGAAATCAGCATATTTGACCAGATTTCATTTGAAAAATGGTCTTACCCCTTGCCCACATTGATTAAAGAGGAAGTTTTACCAAAGATATGTGATTTGCAAGACAGATTCGACCAGCTCAATGCACTAAACATTCAGCTGGAAACTGAAGTTGCAGTCCTCAAGGATGGCATGAAAGAGCTGGATGAAGATCTTGGAACTTCGCGATCTGAGCTTCAGAAAAAGGTTTCTGAACTTGAACAGTTAGATCAGAAATTTTCATCTGTGAAGGAAAAACTTAGTATTGCTGTTGCAAAAGGTAAAGGTTTGATAGTGCAGCGTGACAGCCTTAAGCAGTCTTTGCTGGAGAAGTCTGGTGAGATCGAGAAACTCACACAAGAACTGCAGTTAAAGGAAACATTGCTGAAAGAGTTGGAAGCCAAACTCAAATCCTATACAGAAGCAGATCGAATTGAAGCCTTGGAATCGGAGCTGTCATACATAAGGAATTCAGCTACAGCTCTAAGGGATTCATTTCTTCTAAAAGACTCTGTTCTTCAGAGAATTGAAGAGGTCTTAGAAGAACTAGATTTGCCAGAGCAATTTCATTCTCGAGATATTGTTGAAAAAATAGAACTGCTGTCAAAGATGGCCATTGGCACTCCTTTCACTCTACCTGATGGTGATAAGGGATCCTCTGTTGATGGGCATTCTGAGTCTGGTGTGGCTATGAATGTCATAGACGATGAGCAGAACTCAAATTCAAATTCAGTATCTGATGAAGTAAAGAGCAAATATGAGGAACTGAATAGGAGATTCTGTGAGCTGGCTGAACAGAACAATATGCTGGAACAATCTCTAGTGGAGAGGAACAGTCTTATACAGAAATGGGAAGAAGTCCTTGGCCAAATTAGCATCCCCCCACAGTTCAGGATGTTGGAAGCAGAAGATAAGTTAGCATGGTTAGGAAACAGATTCTTGGAGGTGGAACAGGAGAGAGATTCATTACAGTTGAAGATTGAGCATCTTGAGGATTCCTCAGAAATGCTTATTGCTGATCTAGAAGAGTCACATAAAAGGATATCTGAACTCAGTGCAGAGGTGGTTGCTATAAAGGCTGAGAAGGATTTCTTTTCACAAAGCCTAGAGAAACTGAGATTTGAGTTCCTTGGGCTCTCTGAGAAAGTTGTTCAAGATGAGTTTGTTAGAGATAAATTGCGAATGGATCTATCTGAACTGCGGGATAAGTTCGCTGAAAAAACCGAGGAGAGCAGGCACTACCATGAAATGGACACCGAGGTCCACAAACTGCTGAATTTGGTGCAAAACACATTGCAGGATAGCACTAACTCTGAAATTTCATCTGGAGGCATTTCTGCTGTGTTGTGCTTGGGCAAAATGCTGAAGAAACTTTTAGATGACTATGGCACTCTTCTGTACAAGTCGACTGAAGGCAATTTTGCCGAGAGAGACATTCAGTTAGAGGATATCAAGCCATCTAAGGATGCCTCTAAATCGGACACTGGTGCATACGAGAAAGAGATGGAACTAAATTCTTTAAATAACGAGTTAGATCATGCTCACAACAATCTGGCCTTAGCGCAACAGGAGTGTGATGAAGCTGTGGAGAAGGCACAATCACTAATGATGGAAATTGAGACCTTACATGCTCAAATAAGTAAATTGCAGGAAAGTGATGCTGAACAAATGCAAAAGAAAGAGATGGAACTAAATTCTTTAAATAACGAGTTAGATCATGCTCGTAACAATCTGGCCTTAGTGGAGCAGGAGCGTGATGAAGCTGTGGAGAAGGCACAATCACTAATGATGGAAATTGAGACCTTACATGCTCAAATAAGTAAATTGCAGGAAAGTGATGCTGAACAGATGCAAAAATATCAGTCGCTTGTCCTTGAACTAGAAAGTGTGGGTAAGCAACGGGACAATCTACAGGAGCGGTTAAATCAGGAGGAGCAAAAGTGTGCCTCATTGAGGGAGAAACTAAATGTTGCTGTCAGAAAAGGGAAGGGTCTAGTGCAACACAGAGACAGCTTGAAGCAAACTATGGAAGAGATGAATGTAGTGATAGAGAAACTTAAAAGTGAAAGAAAACAGCACATAGAATCACTTGAGACCGAGAAATCATCGTTAATGGATCGATTGGCTGAGAATGAAAAGAGCTTGCATGAAACAAACCAGTACTTGAGTGGACTATTAAATGCTTTAAATAGAGTGGATGTTGCTCGGGAATTTGATATGGATCCAATCACCAAGGTTGAAAAGATGGCTAAATTTTTCCTTGACCTACAGTCAACAGTGGCTTCATCGCAAAACGAAGTGATGAAATCAAAACGAGCAACAGAGCTGCTTCTTGCTGAGTTAAATGAAGCTCATGAAAGGGCTGACAACCTGCAGGAGGAATTGGTCAAGGCAGAAGCTGCACTTTCTGAATCTTCTAAACAATACATTGTTACAGAATCTGCAAGAGCTGATGCTGTTCGTCAGCTTGAACTTATTATGCATGCACAGTCACAAACAAGGAGGAGGCAAGCAGATCATTTGCTGGAGTTAAACTCCACCAGCAGTCAACTAAGAGAAGTCTGCTTTGAACTTTCACACTGTCTTGTTAATACATTCAGTAAGGATGTGGACCTTATCTGCTATGTGGTGAACTTCATGAGGTCTTCTGGTAAATTGATGGATGACACAAATACGATGGACATACCGATTGCCTCTAAACATGTTTTGTCCAACCGCACAAACAACAAG AAGGCTCATATTCCAAATGCTCCTTTGGAAATTAAGACGGATGATACGGATGACAGTCAGTTTTTGCATCATCTTGCTATTGCATGCCATGCTTTATCTGATTGTGTTAAGGACTGTAATGATCTCAAAAGAAACATTGATGAGCATGACTTTTCAGTTGAACAGAAAGCAACCGAGCTATTTGATGTTATGTCCACCTTAAAGAATAGGTTCACTTCTCAGCATAATGAGTTGGAATCTTTGAGAGCAAAATTTGTTGAACTACAGTCAGAGATGGAAGAAAGAGACAAGGAGATTATATTTGCACAAAGGAATATGAGCTTGCTATATGAAGCATGCGCAAGTTCAGTTGCTGAGATTGAAGGAATTAGTGATATATATCCTGGTAAACACAGCTATGCTGTTGAACATTCTGCAGATGAATGTATAAAATCAATCGTTGAACAGTTAGTTATGGCTGTAAAAACTTCTCAGAACAGTAACGAAGGTAGCACAAAGGAGCTGAAGGCTATTGTTCTTGAGTTGCAGCAGGAGCTTCAAGCTAAAGATGTCCAAATTAGCACAATCAGTTCTGATCTATCATATCAGTTAAGGGTGGCTGAATCTTCTGCAAAGCAGTTCTCAGTTGATCTTGAAGATGCAAGAATGGAGCTCCAAAATTTGGAGAAACAAGTTGATGTGTTGCAGAATCAGAAGAAGGATTTAGAGACTCAATTAAATGAGCTTAAAAATATGGAATCAATGGCAAGTGAACAACATGGAAGAATTGAGAAATTGACTGATGAATTAAGCAGAAAAGATCAAG AAATTGAAGGTTTGGTGCAAGCACTCGatgaagaagaaaaagagctTGAAATCTTGGAGAATAAAAGCCTTCAGTTGGAGCAAATGCTGCAAGAGAAAGAATTTGCCTTGAAGACCTCAGAAGTTTCTAGGACCAAAGCTTTGGCAAAACTTGCAACGACTGTTGACAAATTTGATGAGCTGCATAGCTTGTCTGAGAACCTTCTTGCTGAAGTGGAAAACCTTCAGTTGCAATTGCAAGAAAGAGATTCTGAGATCTCATTTCTGCGAAAAGAAGTTACAAAAAGCACTAATGAACTGCTAACCACTGAAGAGAGCAACAAAAATTATTCATCTCAGCTAAATGGTTTCATGAAGTGGTTAGAAAGAGAACTGTTGCAGTTCGGCTTCCATTCTGAGAGTGCCAATGATTATGATTACACTCAATTTCCTGTCTATATGGATATGTTGGACAAAAAAATAGGATCTCTGATAGCCGAATCAGATGATTTAAGGGTTACAGTTCAAAGCAAAGATTCTTTACTACAGGTTGAGAGGGCCAAAATTGAGGAGTTGATGCGTAAATCAGATGGTCTAGAAGCTTCATTGAGCCAAAAGGATTCCCAGATAGGGTTACTTCGCCGGGACAGAGCATCCAATCAGCAGAGCAGATCTATAAATTTGCCTGGCACTTCAGAGATTGAGCAAATG AATGACAAAGTAAGCCCAGCTGCAGTTGTCACTCAGATTCGAGGCGCACGAAAAGTCATCAATGACCAAGTTGCTATTGATGTAGAGATGGAGAAGGACAAGCCttttgatgatgaagatgatgacaaaG CCCATGGTTTCAAGTCATTGACTATGTCACGCTTTGTTCCTAAATTCACTCGACCGGTATCAGACAGAATTGATGGGATGTG ggTCTCAGGCGATAGATTGCTCATGAGGCAACCGACCTTAAGACTCGGCGTCTTGATATATTGGATTGCACTGCATGCTTTGCTTGCTAGTTTTATTTGA